One Myxococcus stipitatus DNA segment encodes these proteins:
- a CDS encoding response regulator encodes MNPSERLLRQFRDLVTVRLERINRALMELEVGANVEAGRGALRELHGLKGEARMMGFDDINALVHEMEELVRCTEPRRYALSPDSTDALLSAADAVLVLSAAPPAPRSSPEVGRLVGWLQVCIRAEAGEALAPPGGDAAQVSMQEAARAIASARVVETAAAPDGRPPEPPGARAEAAPGPSQASAVGSGADTRSLWTAPTGMDRDAGQVGPGARSTSHATGAGGVVASGPSSAVGAHAVPGAPRSGSALVVSARGGVTGGSREGAEGRGEPSSVGRGTLAPTPASRGWPSAPRPETGASGAGSRGQGAPTAAASVEGASTTGEARAPGDMGRAAAGGTTVSRQPESRMDTAVRIGVASLDLLTSAVTNLAQVARRRERANARRLALARELGQLAREAEDLGPAAASLVARLGTAKELAAALHRESKLLSNEELRDLGMVMEEVQGLRMLPLSVLFEPYPRMVRDLSRTLGKEVELVIDGEDTRADRAVVEALREPLMHLVRNALDHGLETRVDRVSSGKHPRGCLTLRAAREGSRIILRVEDDGMGLDPAQLRRIAVRKGFLDESAANALSDAASRELIFLPGFTSREVATDLSGRGVGLDAVRASLQGLGGDVGVESAPGWGTIFELRAPVSLTVAPLLFIQVGTETLALSATHVSRALKVEPLHLCEVAGRPALLVEGRVLPLAFLGALLGLVPERPVEEGELVLVVRSQGGAAALVVDRVLEERVQAILPLRGLVARFTHLTGATSLADGRLAMVLSAAYLTASAQGTSAVRLPRSATPEAEARRRRVLVVDDSPLTRELLSNLLEAVGYDTVMAADGAEALDVLDAAPVDLVVTDLEMPGMDGLELTRTLKGHPVRSRLPVIILTTRGGEEDRRRGLAAGADGYITKGDLVRQDLVDVVGRLLG; translated from the coding sequence GTGAACCCGAGCGAGCGCCTCCTCAGGCAGTTCCGGGACCTGGTGACGGTGCGCCTGGAGCGCATCAACCGGGCGCTCATGGAGCTGGAGGTCGGCGCCAACGTCGAGGCGGGGCGCGGCGCGCTGCGAGAGCTGCACGGGCTCAAGGGCGAGGCCCGGATGATGGGCTTCGACGACATCAACGCGCTCGTCCACGAGATGGAGGAGCTCGTCCGCTGCACGGAGCCTCGGCGCTACGCCCTGTCCCCGGACTCGACCGACGCGCTGCTCAGCGCCGCGGACGCCGTGCTCGTCCTCTCCGCGGCCCCCCCCGCGCCGCGCTCCTCGCCCGAGGTGGGCCGGCTGGTGGGCTGGCTCCAGGTGTGCATCCGCGCGGAGGCAGGCGAGGCCCTGGCGCCGCCAGGCGGCGACGCGGCCCAGGTCTCCATGCAGGAAGCGGCCCGCGCCATCGCCTCGGCGCGGGTGGTCGAAACCGCGGCCGCCCCGGATGGGCGTCCTCCCGAACCGCCGGGGGCTCGCGCGGAGGCGGCCCCGGGCCCGTCGCAGGCCTCGGCGGTCGGGTCGGGCGCGGACACGCGCTCGCTCTGGACCGCCCCGACGGGCATGGATCGGGACGCGGGCCAGGTGGGACCGGGCGCCCGGTCCACCAGCCATGCCACGGGGGCGGGCGGCGTGGTCGCGTCGGGGCCCTCCTCGGCCGTGGGGGCCCACGCCGTTCCGGGAGCGCCGCGGAGCGGCTCCGCGCTCGTTGTGTCCGCGCGCGGCGGCGTCACGGGCGGCTCCCGAGAGGGCGCTGAAGGGCGCGGAGAGCCGTCCTCCGTGGGACGAGGGACGCTGGCGCCGACCCCGGCCTCCCGGGGCTGGCCGTCCGCGCCACGCCCCGAGACGGGCGCCTCGGGCGCGGGGAGCCGAGGGCAGGGGGCCCCTACCGCCGCTGCCTCCGTGGAGGGCGCGTCGACGACGGGAGAGGCGAGGGCGCCGGGAGACATGGGCCGGGCGGCGGCTGGCGGGACGACGGTGTCCCGGCAGCCGGAGTCGCGCATGGACACGGCGGTGCGCATCGGCGTGGCCAGCCTGGACCTGCTGACCAGCGCGGTGACCAACCTGGCCCAGGTGGCGCGGCGGCGGGAGCGGGCCAACGCGCGGCGCCTCGCGCTGGCGCGGGAGCTGGGGCAGCTGGCGCGGGAGGCGGAGGACCTGGGGCCCGCGGCCGCGTCGCTGGTGGCGCGGCTCGGCACGGCCAAGGAGCTGGCCGCCGCCCTGCATCGCGAGTCGAAGCTCTTGTCCAACGAGGAGCTGCGCGACCTGGGCATGGTGATGGAGGAGGTGCAGGGGCTGCGCATGCTCCCCCTGTCGGTCCTCTTCGAACCCTATCCGCGCATGGTGAGGGACCTGTCGCGCACGCTCGGCAAGGAGGTGGAGCTGGTCATCGACGGCGAGGACACCCGCGCCGACCGCGCCGTGGTGGAGGCCCTGCGCGAGCCGCTCATGCACCTGGTGCGCAACGCGCTCGACCACGGCCTGGAGACGCGGGTGGACCGCGTGAGCTCCGGCAAGCACCCCCGGGGCTGCCTCACGCTGCGCGCCGCCCGCGAGGGCAGCCGCATCATCCTGCGCGTCGAGGACGACGGCATGGGGCTGGACCCCGCGCAGCTGCGGCGCATCGCCGTGCGCAAGGGCTTCCTGGACGAGAGCGCGGCCAATGCCTTGTCGGACGCCGCGTCCCGGGAGCTCATCTTCCTGCCTGGGTTCACCTCCCGCGAGGTGGCGACGGACCTGTCCGGTCGGGGCGTGGGGCTGGACGCCGTGCGCGCCTCCCTCCAGGGACTGGGGGGCGACGTCGGGGTCGAGTCCGCGCCGGGCTGGGGCACCATCTTCGAGTTGCGGGCCCCCGTCTCCCTGACGGTGGCGCCCCTGCTCTTCATCCAGGTGGGCACGGAGACGCTCGCCCTGAGCGCGACCCACGTCTCCCGGGCGCTCAAGGTGGAGCCCCTGCACCTGTGCGAGGTGGCCGGGCGCCCCGCGCTGCTCGTCGAGGGCCGGGTGCTGCCGCTCGCCTTCCTCGGGGCGCTGCTGGGGCTCGTCCCGGAGCGCCCGGTGGAGGAGGGGGAGCTGGTCCTGGTGGTCCGCAGCCAGGGCGGGGCCGCGGCGCTGGTGGTGGACCGCGTCCTGGAGGAGCGCGTCCAGGCCATCCTCCCCCTGCGGGGGCTCGTGGCGCGCTTCACCCACCTCACGGGCGCCACGTCCCTGGCGGATGGGCGTCTGGCCATGGTCCTGTCCGCCGCCTACCTCACCGCCAGCGCGCAGGGCACCAGCGCGGTGCGCCTGCCCCGGTCCGCCACCCCGGAGGCCGAGGCCCGGCGCCGCCGCGTCCTGGTGGTGGACGACTCACCGCTCACCCGGGAGCTCCTCTCCAACCTGCTGGAGGCGGTGGGGTACGACACCGTCATGGCCGCGGACGGCGCGGAGGCGCTGGACGTGCTGGACGCGGCCCCAGTGGACCTGGTGGTGACGGACCTGGAGATGCCCGGGATGGATGGCCTGGAGCTGACCCGGACCCTCAAGGGGCACCCCGTCCGCTCCCGCCTGCCCGTCATCATCCTCACCACCCGTGGTGGCGAGGAGGACCGGCGGCGTGGGCTGGCGGCGGGGGCGGACGGCTACATCACCAAGGGGGACCTGGTCCGCCAGGACCTGGTGGACGTGGTGGGCCGGCTGTTGGGTTGA
- the cheB gene encoding chemotaxis-specific protein-glutamate methyltransferase CheB — MGKKVSVLVVDDSLICRQLICEALSKDPDIEVVGTCADGKQAVEMTKELRPHVITMDVDMPVMDGLTATEHIMAECPTPILVLTADPRSQAPELTYRALELGALALQIKPSIDAGPEAWNLVREIRLLSSVRVIRHLRRPQKGLTPPRVATSVLPAVSMGVVVVAASTGGPQVLYRMLSELPPDFPAPIVIVQHINAAFAESLAGWLGNASRLKVRLAQDGEPLMPGHVLIAPPGQHTVIPFRGRVALKSGVERDGHMPSGTTLLESAARTYGRRAVGLVLTGMGADGADGLLAIRQAGGLTLAQNEESCVVFGMPGAAVERKAVDHLIHGDEVAAALARLARGESLAVGR, encoded by the coding sequence ATGGGCAAGAAAGTGTCGGTGCTGGTGGTCGATGACTCACTCATCTGCCGACAGCTCATCTGCGAGGCGCTGAGCAAGGACCCGGACATCGAGGTCGTGGGGACGTGCGCGGACGGCAAGCAGGCCGTGGAGATGACGAAGGAGCTTCGCCCGCACGTCATCACGATGGACGTGGACATGCCCGTGATGGATGGGCTCACGGCCACCGAGCACATCATGGCGGAGTGTCCCACCCCCATCCTGGTGCTGACGGCGGACCCGCGCTCCCAGGCGCCGGAGCTGACGTACCGGGCGCTGGAGCTGGGGGCGCTCGCGCTGCAGATCAAACCCTCCATCGACGCCGGCCCCGAGGCCTGGAACCTGGTGCGGGAGATCCGGCTGCTGTCGTCCGTGCGGGTCATCCGCCACCTGCGCCGGCCGCAGAAGGGCCTCACCCCGCCGCGCGTGGCGACGTCCGTGCTGCCCGCGGTGTCCATGGGCGTGGTGGTGGTGGCCGCCAGCACCGGGGGCCCCCAGGTGCTGTACCGGATGCTGTCCGAGCTGCCGCCGGACTTCCCAGCCCCCATCGTCATCGTCCAGCACATCAACGCGGCCTTCGCGGAGTCGCTGGCCGGGTGGTTGGGCAATGCCAGCCGGTTGAAGGTCCGCCTGGCCCAGGACGGCGAGCCGTTGATGCCGGGCCACGTGCTCATCGCCCCGCCAGGGCAGCACACCGTCATCCCCTTCCGGGGGCGCGTGGCGCTCAAGTCGGGCGTGGAGCGGGACGGCCACATGCCGTCGGGCACGACGCTGCTGGAGAGCGCGGCGCGCACGTATGGCCGGCGCGCGGTGGGCCTGGTGCTCACGGGCATGGGCGCGGATGGCGCGGACGGCCTGCTGGCCATCCGTCAGGCCGGAGGGCTGACGCTGGCGCAGAACGAGGAGTCCTGCGTGGTGTTCGGGATGCCGGGCGCCGCGGTGGAGCGCAAGGCGGTGGACCACCTCATCCACGGAGACGAGGTCGCGGCCGCGCTGGCGCGACTGGCCCGGGGTGAGTCCCTCGCGGTGGGGCGGTGA
- a CDS encoding CheR family methyltransferase gives MALSGPQLRRLDDRLTERCRGLTPHQYLALLRSPSGAAELEALISAVVVNKTDLFRDEVQLTAFREHVLAPLIDRVGRPLRVWSAGCSTGEEVASLLVLLAEAGADPASTVLGTDISEAALRKARALSFAPDHVRRVPAGLRERYFVPLGPRLTLVPPLRARASFQVHNLMDTPYPLATGAEGFDVIFCRNVLIYFTQEAFQRTVASLAERLVPGGLLVLSASEPLLQVPAGLRIVRTETAFFYQRVDEPQAPEAGLTAGEVRAPPARQSGRFASVGGPVQEPPVSPSSTARDSGRFSPVGVPGVGAPGNDETGTHGLERFEVEASPADARTSSDAAASPAFAEADLLFACVLDGAASGASDEVAERDLRRCLALDPDHAAARYLLGLLLEQCRRPFEAVVEYRRGLQSLEAGRSRPVPFFLNPVRLRVACAHAAGRLDALGGTR, from the coding sequence ATGGCGCTCAGCGGCCCGCAGCTGCGACGGCTGGATGATCGGCTGACGGAGCGCTGTCGTGGGCTCACGCCCCACCAGTACCTGGCCCTGCTGCGCTCGCCCTCGGGGGCCGCGGAGCTGGAGGCCCTCATCTCCGCGGTGGTGGTCAACAAGACGGACCTGTTCCGGGACGAGGTGCAGCTGACGGCCTTCCGGGAGCACGTGCTCGCGCCGCTGATCGACCGGGTGGGGCGACCGCTGCGCGTGTGGAGCGCGGGGTGCTCCACCGGGGAGGAGGTGGCCTCGCTGCTGGTGCTGCTGGCGGAGGCGGGCGCGGACCCGGCGAGCACGGTGCTGGGGACGGACATCTCCGAGGCGGCGTTGCGCAAGGCGCGCGCCCTGTCCTTCGCGCCCGACCACGTGCGCCGCGTGCCCGCCGGACTGCGCGAACGCTACTTCGTGCCCCTGGGCCCGCGGCTGACGCTGGTGCCGCCGCTGCGCGCGCGCGCCAGCTTCCAGGTGCACAACCTGATGGACACGCCCTATCCCCTGGCGACGGGCGCGGAGGGCTTCGACGTCATCTTCTGCCGCAACGTGCTCATCTACTTCACCCAGGAGGCCTTCCAGCGGACGGTGGCGTCGCTGGCGGAGCGCCTCGTGCCGGGGGGATTGCTGGTGCTGTCCGCGTCGGAGCCGCTGCTCCAGGTCCCTGCGGGCCTGCGCATCGTCCGCACGGAGACGGCGTTCTTCTACCAGCGCGTGGACGAGCCCCAAGCGCCGGAGGCGGGCCTGACGGCGGGGGAGGTGCGAGCGCCGCCCGCGCGGCAGTCCGGCCGTTTCGCCTCCGTGGGAGGGCCAGTCCAGGAGCCCCCCGTCTCGCCGTCGTCCACCGCGCGTGACTCCGGTCGGTTCTCCCCCGTGGGCGTGCCCGGCGTGGGGGCCCCGGGAAACGACGAGACGGGCACGCACGGCCTGGAGCGCTTCGAGGTGGAGGCGTCACCGGCCGACGCGAGGACGTCCTCCGACGCGGCCGCGTCGCCCGCCTTCGCGGAGGCGGACCTGCTGTTCGCCTGCGTCCTGGACGGCGCGGCCTCCGGGGCGTCGGACGAGGTGGCGGAGCGGGACCTCCGGCGCTGCCTGGCGTTGGACCCGGACCACGCCGCCGCGCGCTACCTGCTCGGGCTCCTGCTGGAGCAGTGCCGCCGCCCCTTCGAGGCCGTCGTCGAGTACCGCCGGGGCCTCCAGTCCCTGGAGGCGGGGCGCTCCCGCCCGGTGCCCTTCTTCCTCAACCCGGTCCGCCTCCGGGTGGCCTGCGCCCATGCCGCCGGGCGCCTGGACGCCCTGGGGGGCACGCGCTGA
- a CDS encoding tetratricopeptide repeat protein, whose amino-acid sequence MRRLVLLALLVLPGCFYPADRGRALEAKVDRLGADSAQMQAELKEAREQLAATLPKIDQKIGEVTKALDGLDTASRRKDADIGIQFQKTVEDLAQLRGQVETYLHKITELETALGAQDQKLLALQGAAAVKEAEAKKKAEELQRPADKNEFLALAREKAKAGDVLVARQLFGEFLKKWAKDPLVGEAHYGLGETYFSESKCREALFEYGKVVQDHPKSPAAPDAYLRSSECFAQLKMKDESRLALEELVKGYPKSAAAKSAKERIAELDKAKAAPPKKGARK is encoded by the coding sequence ATGCGAAGGCTCGTCCTGCTCGCCCTGCTGGTCCTCCCAGGGTGCTTCTATCCCGCTGACCGTGGCCGCGCCCTCGAGGCGAAGGTCGACCGGCTCGGCGCCGACTCCGCGCAGATGCAGGCGGAGCTGAAGGAGGCGCGCGAACAGCTCGCCGCCACGTTGCCGAAGATCGACCAGAAGATCGGCGAGGTCACCAAGGCCCTGGATGGCCTGGACACCGCCTCGCGCCGCAAGGACGCGGACATCGGCATCCAGTTCCAGAAGACGGTCGAGGACCTGGCCCAGCTGCGGGGCCAGGTGGAGACCTACCTGCACAAAATCACCGAGCTGGAGACGGCGCTCGGGGCGCAGGACCAGAAGCTGCTGGCCCTCCAGGGCGCCGCGGCGGTGAAGGAGGCCGAGGCCAAGAAGAAGGCCGAGGAGCTCCAGCGCCCCGCCGACAAGAACGAGTTCCTCGCGCTGGCCCGGGAGAAGGCCAAGGCGGGCGATGTGCTCGTGGCCCGCCAGCTGTTCGGCGAGTTCCTGAAGAAGTGGGCGAAGGATCCGCTGGTCGGCGAGGCCCACTACGGGCTGGGCGAGACGTACTTCAGCGAGTCCAAGTGCCGCGAGGCCCTCTTCGAGTACGGCAAGGTGGTGCAGGACCACCCGAAGTCCCCGGCCGCGCCGGACGCGTACCTGCGCTCCTCGGAGTGCTTCGCGCAGCTGAAGATGAAGGACGAGTCGCGCCTGGCGTTGGAGGAGCTCGTGAAGGGCTACCCCAAGTCCGCCGCCGCGAAGTCGGCCAAGGAGCGCATCGCGGAGCTGGACAAGGCGAAGGCGGCACCTCCCAAGAAGGGGGCCAGGAAATGA
- a CDS encoding 5'-nucleotidase, which translates to MPVLVLDAGNALFKSRDSGEAPDARSRAELLLAQMDAQGTTAMAVGARDLVLGVDFLRKQTKKSKMKLLSANLADAQGKLLFPASLVTEVGGLKVGVVGLSPATPGPVPMEPQAKGRGAGVTMQGLPLQPAVTAEVKRLREQSKVDVVLLLAAVPWVEVSKLADVVEGVDFVLPSHEGRGTGIAQRQGLTTLLPPGDRGRQLARLELSVDGPGRFVDNSEPLRAKENVRLLDTTLAKARERLQATTEPAAKKNLTEAIASLEVRRASLQKTAGEGATPSPRTHLLSYIQLGEDVRADPVVQKLVERIEPPGSAAH; encoded by the coding sequence GTGCCGGTCCTCGTGTTGGACGCGGGCAACGCGCTCTTCAAGAGCCGGGACAGCGGTGAGGCCCCGGATGCGCGCTCGCGGGCGGAGCTGTTGCTGGCGCAGATGGACGCGCAGGGCACCACGGCCATGGCCGTGGGCGCGCGCGACCTCGTGCTCGGCGTGGACTTCCTGCGCAAGCAGACGAAGAAGTCGAAGATGAAGCTGTTGTCCGCCAACCTCGCGGACGCCCAGGGCAAGCTGCTGTTCCCCGCCTCGCTGGTGACGGAGGTGGGCGGCCTCAAGGTGGGCGTGGTGGGCCTGTCCCCCGCCACCCCGGGGCCGGTGCCCATGGAGCCCCAGGCGAAGGGCCGGGGCGCGGGCGTGACGATGCAGGGCCTGCCGCTCCAGCCGGCCGTCACCGCGGAGGTCAAGCGCCTGCGCGAGCAGTCCAAGGTGGACGTCGTCCTGCTGCTGGCGGCGGTGCCCTGGGTGGAGGTCTCGAAGCTGGCCGACGTCGTGGAGGGCGTGGACTTCGTCCTGCCGTCGCACGAGGGGCGGGGCACCGGCATCGCCCAGCGGCAGGGGCTCACCACCCTGCTGCCTCCGGGGGACCGGGGCCGGCAGCTGGCCCGGCTGGAGCTGTCCGTCGACGGCCCGGGCCGCTTCGTGGACAACTCCGAGCCGCTTCGGGCCAAGGAGAACGTGCGCCTGCTCGACACGACCCTGGCGAAGGCCCGCGAACGGCTCCAGGCGACCACCGAGCCGGCCGCGAAGAAGAACCTCACGGAGGCGATCGCCAGCCTGGAGGTCCGGCGGGCGAGCCTCCAGAAGACGGCGGGCGAGGGCGCAACGCCGTCCCCCCGGACGCATCTGTTGTCGTACATCCAGCTGGGCGAAGACGTACGGGCGGACCCGGTCGTCCAGAAGTTGGTGGAACGTATCGAGCCTCCCGGCTCGGCGGCCCACTAG
- the rpmE gene encoding 50S ribosomal protein L31, whose amino-acid sequence MKPEVHPVYPPARITCACGNIVETHSTRGSFSVEICSNCHPFFTGKYKLVDTAGRIDRFRKKYAAQPAKDAAPAEGAAPAAKGGKKAKA is encoded by the coding sequence ATGAAGCCTGAAGTGCACCCCGTGTATCCGCCGGCCCGCATCACCTGCGCCTGCGGCAACATCGTCGAGACCCACTCCACCCGCGGCTCGTTCTCGGTGGAAATCTGCTCGAACTGCCACCCCTTCTTCACGGGCAAGTACAAGCTCGTGGACACCGCGGGTCGCATCGACCGCTTCCGCAAGAAGTACGCCGCGCAGCCGGCGAAGGACGCCGCTCCGGCCGAGGGCGCTGCCCCCGCCGCCAAGGGTGGCAAGAAGGCCAAGGCCTGA
- a CDS encoding DNA-methyltransferase, producing MFAEAAAPNLKVVRRSLNESVHAKGDAWTLLRGDSLELLQQFEPQTFDMIFADPPYFLSNGGTTCKGGKRVSVQKGNWDVSRGVEEDHAFTTAWLATCQRLLKPTGTLWVSGTQHVIFNAGFAMQKLGYKLLNTVTWFKPNASPNLACRYFTHSTELLIWASPKSGGKLQHVFNYSKMKADNGGKQMRDAWVLPPSGDAEVTADGEGRLWTLTVPRGGEEKAFGSHPTQKPVALLERIIEASTPEDALVLDPFNGSGTTGVAALKLGRRYVGIDLDAKYLDLAQKRLAAASAK from the coding sequence ATGTTCGCGGAAGCTGCTGCCCCAAACCTGAAGGTTGTCCGGCGCTCCCTCAACGAGAGCGTGCACGCGAAGGGTGACGCCTGGACGCTCCTGCGCGGGGACAGCCTGGAGCTGCTGCAGCAGTTCGAGCCCCAGACGTTCGACATGATTTTCGCGGACCCGCCGTACTTCCTGTCCAACGGCGGCACCACCTGCAAGGGTGGCAAGCGCGTGTCCGTGCAGAAGGGCAACTGGGACGTGTCGCGCGGGGTGGAGGAGGACCACGCGTTCACCACCGCGTGGCTCGCCACCTGCCAGCGGCTGCTCAAGCCCACCGGCACCCTCTGGGTGAGCGGCACCCAGCACGTCATCTTCAACGCCGGCTTCGCCATGCAGAAGCTGGGCTACAAGCTGCTCAACACCGTCACCTGGTTCAAGCCCAACGCCAGCCCCAACCTGGCGTGCCGCTACTTCACCCACTCGACGGAGCTGCTCATCTGGGCCTCCCCGAAGTCGGGCGGCAAGCTCCAGCACGTCTTCAACTACTCGAAGATGAAGGCGGACAACGGCGGCAAGCAGATGCGCGACGCGTGGGTGCTGCCGCCCTCCGGCGACGCGGAGGTCACCGCGGACGGCGAGGGCCGGCTGTGGACGCTCACCGTCCCGCGCGGCGGCGAGGAGAAGGCCTTCGGCAGCCACCCCACGCAGAAGCCCGTGGCCCTGCTCGAGCGCATCATCGAGGCGAGCACCCCCGAGGACGCGCTCGTGCTCGACCCCTTCAACGGCAGCGGCACCACCGGCGTCGCCGCCCTCAAGCTGGGCCGCCGCTACGTGGGCATCGACCTGGACGCGAAGTACCTGGACCTCGCGCAGAAGCGCCTCGCCGCGGCGTCCGCGAAGTAG
- a CDS encoding M1 family metallopeptidase: protein MARLDPHSYNDSTQPETETLDWKARVDFRTRRLHAEATLTLKEASAGPLDLDTRDLEILGVTDGSGRPLPYILAPPEPILGSRLRVELPSGLRQLTVRYRTAPDASALQWLTPSQTAGGQHPFLYSQCQAIHARSVVPLQDTPRIRIRYRAALRVPKALKAVMAASFVRREEHGVEAEEHYEMPQPVPPYLLAFAVGSLAPKELGPRSRVWAEPELLEDAAEEFSGVDDMLRAAESLFGPYDWERFDLLTMPPSFPYGGMENPRLTFLTPTLIAGDKSLVNVVAHELAHSWTGNLVTNASAEHFWLNEGFTVFAERRILEALAGPEVAALHAALGRRALEEALHHFREHPYLTALRTHLAGVDPDEAFSQIPYEKGYLLLRAMEDAVGREAFDGFLRRYLATYRFRALTTEEFIVFTERELPGVLAKVDADAYLNRPGIPPGAPAPRSSRLEALLGLRGTVPSEDAVKDWTPAEWQLFLEWMPQDTPRDVFRRLDERFGLTKSRNSEVLVAWLVAALRAGWEPAVGRAEAFLGEVGRMKYLKPLYGVLASSREHRALARSLFKKYGERYHPIARQGVELILSRA from the coding sequence ATGGCTCGCCTCGACCCGCACTCGTACAACGACAGCACGCAGCCGGAGACGGAAACCCTGGACTGGAAGGCCCGCGTCGATTTCCGGACGCGCCGCCTTCACGCGGAAGCGACCCTGACGCTCAAGGAAGCCTCCGCCGGTCCCCTCGACCTGGATACCCGGGATTTGGAGATTCTGGGGGTGACGGACGGCAGTGGTCGTCCCTTGCCCTACATCCTTGCGCCTCCTGAACCGATTCTTGGAAGTCGATTGCGCGTGGAGCTGCCGTCGGGGCTGAGGCAGCTGACGGTGCGCTACCGCACGGCGCCGGATGCGAGCGCGCTCCAGTGGCTCACGCCCTCGCAGACGGCGGGAGGGCAGCACCCGTTCCTCTACAGCCAATGCCAGGCCATCCACGCGCGAAGCGTGGTGCCGCTGCAGGACACGCCGCGCATCCGCATCCGCTACCGGGCGGCGCTGCGGGTGCCCAAGGCGCTCAAGGCCGTCATGGCGGCCAGCTTCGTGCGGCGCGAGGAGCACGGGGTGGAGGCGGAGGAGCACTACGAGATGCCGCAGCCGGTGCCCCCGTACCTGCTGGCCTTCGCGGTGGGGAGCCTGGCGCCCAAGGAGCTGGGGCCGCGCTCGCGGGTGTGGGCGGAGCCGGAGCTGCTGGAGGACGCGGCGGAGGAGTTCTCCGGCGTGGACGACATGCTGCGCGCGGCCGAGTCGCTGTTCGGCCCGTACGACTGGGAGCGGTTCGACCTGCTCACCATGCCGCCGTCCTTCCCCTACGGGGGCATGGAGAACCCGCGGCTGACGTTCCTGACGCCCACGCTCATCGCCGGGGACAAGAGCCTGGTGAACGTGGTGGCGCACGAGCTGGCGCACTCGTGGACGGGCAACCTGGTGACGAACGCGTCCGCGGAGCACTTCTGGCTCAACGAGGGCTTCACCGTGTTCGCCGAGCGGCGCATCCTCGAGGCGCTGGCGGGGCCGGAGGTCGCGGCGCTGCACGCGGCGCTGGGGCGGCGGGCGCTGGAGGAGGCGCTGCACCACTTCCGCGAGCACCCCTACCTCACCGCGCTGCGCACGCACCTGGCGGGCGTGGACCCGGACGAGGCCTTCTCCCAGATTCCGTACGAGAAGGGCTACCTGCTGCTGCGGGCCATGGAGGACGCGGTGGGGCGCGAGGCCTTCGACGGCTTCCTGCGCCGCTACCTGGCGACGTACCGCTTCCGCGCGCTCACCACCGAGGAGTTCATCGTCTTCACCGAGCGCGAGCTGCCCGGGGTGCTGGCGAAGGTGGATGCGGACGCGTACCTCAACCGGCCGGGAATCCCGCCGGGGGCGCCCGCCCCCCGCTCCAGCCGCCTGGAGGCGTTGCTCGGGCTGCGCGGTACCGTGCCGTCCGAGGACGCGGTGAAGGACTGGACGCCCGCGGAGTGGCAGCTGTTCCTGGAGTGGATGCCCCAGGACACGCCCCGGGACGTGTTCCGGCGGCTGGACGAGCGCTTCGGCCTCACGAAGAGCCGCAACTCGGAGGTGCTGGTGGCGTGGCTGGTGGCGGCGCTGCGCGCGGGCTGGGAGCCGGCGGTGGGCCGCGCCGAGGCCTTCCTCGGCGAGGTGGGCCGGATGAAGTACCTCAAGCCGCTGTATGGGGTGCTCGCCTCGTCCCGCGAGCACCGCGCGCTGGCGCGCTCGCTGTTCAAGAAGTACGGGGAGCGCTACCACCCCATCGCCCGGCAGGGCGTGGAGCTCATCCTGTCGCGCGCCTGA